GATCTGTGTAAGGGGCATGCCTCACACCCCTCCGTGCCCTCAGCCCACAGCTCAGAGCTTGACTCAGAGCTGGGGCCTCAATGTGTTTGACAAATGCAGGACTGTAGTGAAAACAGCATGGGTCGGATCCACAGAGACCTGGGTTCCACTTGCAGCTCTTGCACAGACTGGCTGCGGGCCCTCTCTGAAGTGTAAGGGGGCCAGTGACAGAGGATGTCATGGTTGCACCTTGAGGGCCAGGctcggggctgggggaggggcccccAGAGGGGTATTGCCTGTCCACTCCCAGGTCAGGGTGACAGCTTGGCGAGGACTTGCTCTGTGGGGGGACTGGTGGTGCGGCTGGCCTCGCTCTGACTGTGCTCTGACTCAGTCCCACGTAGGACCTGGGACCTATGGCTGCAAGGAGACCTGCTTCAGCATCAAGAAGTTGAAGAAGGAGGTGGGCACAGGCTGGGCCAAGGTCCAGGAAGCCACCCGGCTGACGCAGCTGCCCCACTTCCAGTACCGGGCCATCCTGAAAGTGAAGCGGCAGCAGGTGAGGCCCCTGGGGCCCCACCCTGCCCTACCGCTGGTGCCACGTCCTCCTGCCCGGTCCTGCCTGCCCCCAGGGTGGCCTGCAGTGTCCTCCCAGGCCCAGGTAGAGCTCATCCTTTAAGGAACACATCCTCGCCTGGGCTCCTGCCCACGTGGACACTCCCAAGTGTAAAGTTTTCGCCTCTGCTCTCTTCTCTTGGGGCAGAAGGAAGAGCTGGGGCCTGACTCCTACAACTCCAAAGACTTCTTAGAAGAGTTGCAGGAGAAACCGGGCAGCTCCGGGGAGGTTCGCTTCCGAGGACTCATTGGGGTAGGTGTTCTCATACACGGAGTGGGATCCTTCCTACCCTCTGCTCTGTCCGAAGAGCATGCAGCCTGGGTGGGGCTGGAAGAGCTCTTTCTCCTACTGTTCTTCTTCCCAGGCTTGGCCAGGCTCTCCTCTGGGACCCCACAGCCCCTCTGCTTTCCAGTGCCGCAGCTTTCAGCCCACTGGCTGTCGTAGGTTTCTGCGTCTCCCCCACCAGACCAGGAACTCCCTGTCGGCAGGGATGGGTCTGGTTCACCTTTGAGTCCCTGGCACAGAGCCAGGCATACATTAGGTGCTCAACAAACTCCTCCATATCTATAGCCGTCCAGCCAGCCAGCAAATAATGGTTGAGTGCCCTCTAGTGCCATGTACTGTTCCAGGCCCTGGGGATCCAGCAGTGAtgaagacaaggtccctgccctcgtggagctgtGGTCCTAGTGGTAGAAACAACGGTACAAAGAAGCAAATCACATATAAtgagggccatgaggaaaaatgAGACAGGGAGAGATGGCGAACGGTGAGGTGCCATTTATAGGGTAGTCAGGGAAGACCTCTGGGAGGAGGTGGCGTTCGAGCAAAACCTGTGGTAGGTGAGCAATGGAGACTCACGGAATCTGTGAGTGAGGGTGGAGGAGGCAAGAGCAGAGGGGTGAGGACCAGGACATGAGGCCCTTCTGGCAAGGTGAGAGGGACTTGATTTGATTCCTCGGGTTTGATTCCAGGTGCTGTGGGAGGACAGCGGAGGAGGGTTttgatggggggaggggtacTGAGTGACATGCTTgtgggggagggggtcagaggCATCCAGATGGGAGGTGACTGTGGTGAGAGGTGGGGGTGGCAGGAGGGCTGCCGTGGCATCGGTGTGGGTCGGGATGAGTGGGGTTCAGGCTGCATAGGGTCGTGCGGGCAAAGGCAGGAGTCACGCCCGCGCTGCCAgtgctgcccctcctcccctgccccccacgctCTCTGGGCTGGACACCCTTGCCCTCCTCACTCCTCAGAGTGAGGCAAAGCACTCGCCCTGTGCTttgctccttctcttccctctaccAGAAGTGCCATTCCGCCCCCAGCGGCCCCTTCACCTAAGGACCCCCTGCTCATCCCTCAGCTCTCAGCTCCGAGGTCTGACCTGACCCCATGAGGTGCCATGTCCCTTTCCCAGGAGCCCCGATTGTGGCTGTGGGTTCAGTGTCTCTCCCCCAGTGCACAGCAGCCCCCAAGGGTGGACCACATCTGCCTGGTTGGTTCGCTGCAGAATCCCCAGGTCCTagcagcgcctggcacatagtaggcacgtGATAAGTCTTTGTGGACTAAGCCCATGCCTGCCTACTAAGTACTGGTTCTCCAAAacactctaattttttttataaccACTCCAGACAAGGccctggaggctcagagaggataaACATCTTGCCCCAGTGGGCCAAATGGGCAAACCCCAAGCCAGGGCCTTTCCTCCACACCTCACCACTGTGAAACCTTCTATGGAGCCTGGGAATTACTCCTTGCCACGTTCAGGGGACGTGCACATGCATCCTCAGGTGCAGAAGCTGTCACTGCactgtggggagaggggctgcctGGAGGCACTGAAAAATGAGTGATTACCTTCAAGTCTAAAGTAATAATAGCCGACACTTAATGCAGcacttgccatgtgccaggcactgttctaagcacctgAGTGTACTAATTAAtgtaatcctcaccacaaccctgtgAAGCAGGCACTATCATCGCCACTTTACAGACAGAAAacgagctcagagaggttaagtgattgcccaaagtcacagagcaaaGTGACTCTCAcaaagtggcagaggcaggattgaGTCCAAGGTGTCCACACATAACCACTGCACTTGACCCGTAGGCTGGGCTCACTTGGATTGTTCCTTGACCATCTGTGGAGGACAGGATCTAATGGCAGAGCCCAGCCCCACTGAAGGCAGAGGAGTTGGGGGAACAAATCAGATGCTGCCTGTTTCCTCCTGTGCCCGGTCCCCAGCGCTGGAGCTTCTGCGAGGGTTGGCTGAGCAGGGTGAAGGTCCCACGGCCTGTCTCTCCATTCCAgctgtctcttctcctctctggTCCCCACATCTGCTCCTGCAGTAACCTCACTGGGCCCTGTGGGATTTCCCCGAGCCACTCTCCTGGGCTCAGGGCCTGGACAGAAAGTTCAAGGAGGTGGCACTGCCCCAGTGGGCGGAAGGCAGCCCCGGGAGAGCTCACATCCAAGGCCTGACTTTCTCAGCTGTCATCTTGCTCTGGGCTGGGGACCTGATGGCTTCCTCTGGCCTCTGGTCCCTCCAGTTGTCCCCCCAGTGCGGGTGGGACAGGCCTACAAATGCCACCTGTGCAGGGTTCTGACTTCTCCATGGGGGCCTCCCCAGTGCCAGTGCCAAAGCTGTGGGTGCCTGCTTTGGGTCCTGTGAATCCTTCCCCAGAGCAGATGGGCTGTTGAAGCACACCCCTGCAAAGCCAGTGCCTGGTTCCCAATCCTGGTTCCCAATCCTGGTCTTGTACTTGCTAGTCACATTGGATCAGTGTCTGtcactctctgagccttggtttacATGCTTGTCCCGTGAGCGTGACCAGGTGgctgtgagaattcaatgagGTTAGTACTAGAGCCTATAGCGTGGAGCCTGGCACCCGGGAAGTGCCCAGTGGGCATTgatctctgcccctccctcccctgcagagAGGATGAGGGGAAAACTGGAGCGGGACCAAGTGTGAATAAGGGGTCTGCCCGACAGAGGGCCGCACACCTGTTTAGGGGAGTGGTGGGCTCCTTTCTGGGGGCTCGGCAGCCAGTGGTCTGAGTAGGCTCTGGACATTAGTCGACCCCCAAGGAGGTTCTGCCCCCCAGGGAGGGAACTGCTAAGGGCTTGGGAAGGTGGGCATGTCCAGAGGAATGAAAAAGGGTACCAACATTTCCTGAATACCTGCTCTGGGGTGGGCACCTTTCAGCCCCCTGGAGGGAGGAATTGTCTTTTGCATTTCATgaaaggaaaccaaggcccagagataGGAAGGGATTTGCCCAGGCTCCCAGCAAGGGGGAGAAAGAGCCAAGATTGGAGCCCGGCTCATTTAGTTGCAAAGTCCGAGTGGCTTCTGCTCCCCAGACTGGGGTCTGGAGCACCTCTCTGGACCCTGCCAGACCGGGAGGGCCCTTGGGAACCTGGAAAGAGGTTTCAGGCTGATGGGTGGGCATAGAGTGGGTGTCAGGGGTCATGAGAGTACTGCAGGGCCCCTTCACCCCCAGAGGATGGGCTCCCGGTAAGTTGGGAGGTGGCCAGGTACCTCCCACCATCCTTGGCTCAAGTCTCAGGGCTGCCAGGGGGGTGAGGTCAGTTGCCCGGAGCCCTCATCAGGCCTGGTCCCAGGCTGACCACCGCCAGACCTCGCCAAGCTTTCAGCCTTTGTTCCTCACCTCTAGGCCACGTCTGGTCCTGGTACGTGGCTTCCTCCAGAGAAGAAATGCAAACACATCAACCAACCACCGTTCCTGCTGTCTTCCAAGCGCATAGGCATAAAggcctcccaggtgattctgggaACCTGGGTGGGTGGGTCTGGGTAGGGGATACACAGTGAGAAGCAGGGAACCCTCTCCTGACTCTACAGGCAGCCCCAAGTTCTCCTTCCCCCCGGGAACTGATGCTCTGAGGGAGCCAAtcccacctcttttttttctaCCAGGGACTAACACCCACTCCCACTGTCTCATTTCTCTAAGGCAGTGGTTTTTCAAACTTGAGCAGGCATTAGcctcacctggagggcttgccCCAcgccagagcttctgattcaatAAGCCTGGAGTGGGGCCTGGGAACTTGCATTCCTAGTgagttctcaggtgatgctgatactgctgTTCCAGGggcaggtttgagaaccactgtgctaaTGGGCATCACCCAGAGCCATCCCACTCTCTTATTTTCCAGGGAAATGCTCCCTCCATTCTCTTCATATTTGTCTTGAGGCCTCAGGGGCAGCTCAGGGAGTTGGCCCATTTCTCATCTCTGGTTGAGCAAagaccctctcctccccctcccctctcctccccctccccctccccagaggcagccATCCCCCATATATGATGTAATCTTCGGTTTGTTGGCGTTCTTGTAAGACAGCTAAGCTCTTGCCTTCGTGTGCCTGCCTTCTTCATTCACCAGATGGCATTGGGCATCAGCCTCATTCCGTTTCTCATTCCTGTCCTTCATTTTTTAAGCCCACCTTTTACTGGGGTCTAATAACCATACAGAAAGGAGCATGAGTCCTAAGTGAAGAGCTCCATGAATTGTCACAAAATGGACTCACCATGTAACCACCCCCAAGAGGGTTGAAGGGCACGTGTCCAGCACCCCAGGGCCACGCCCCCAACCTCCCTCCCCATCAGGTGGTTCCTCTCCTGACTTCCAGTAGTGCAGGttagttttgcctggttttgaacagctgttttttttttaaattaattgagatATTTAATCGACAGTGCAAACCATAGTTCCATCTGATTATAAATGTATGAGTTGTCTATCAGTTATCGCAAACAGCAACAAGGACCTTAGAGCtatgttagaaaaatatatagCTGGGATTTAACTCAATCTCACACGCTCTCAAGAGAACACCATCTGTTTCAAATCAGTGTCACAAACTCCAAAAAGACCAGGGGAGTGGGAGTGAGGAGTGGGCCAGAGTGGGAAACACAGGGGCCAGTACACAGGCGATGGACAGAAATACAGCTCTCGAGGAAACCAAAATTGGATGCATTATTACAGCTAAGGACAAGGAAAAGCttatggcttttaaaaaacaactccTGCCAGTACCATACAAGTCTTACAAAGAGATGTGTGACAAGTCAGCTGACTTAAAAGGACAGAGGCTACATTTTCAGATCATTTCAACTGCAAACAGTCAACCCTATCCATTGAGGTTCAGCAGTGGAGTTAGTGTAGTCCAGAAGCTCAATGTTGGATTTGCAAATACAGTTTATTCTACAGAAATTCAACATTATAAAGAGCAGGCACCTCCCCCGCCCCTTGCCTGTCCCGCTGGGTGCAGACCACGCTATGCAGAGTGAGCAGTGATGCTGCCCTACTGCTTTGGAGGAAGATTCGAGAGTGATGGAATCTGCCTTCGCTGCACATGCACGCGCCTGCCCGCCGCGCAGGCCATCAGACTGGGCTCAGCCCGCGCTGGACAGGTTAAGTGGATCCAGCCCAGGTCTCCAATTCCTTCATGTCGtcgtcttcctcttccttcttcttggtGGGTTTTGATAGTAGAGATACAGAGGGAACATTTGGTAGAGGGACTGTTTCCGGTCCACTGATTTCCAGCATATTGTCTAGTTCCTCCTGTTCTAGTTCTTCTAATTCTGCCATGAGCTCATCCTCGTCACACTCTTCTCCAAACCCTACAGATTTTGAAATAGCTGTTGAAGTTTCTTCTGCAAGTTCCTGCTGGTCAGCAACGTCCTGCATTAACTCATCGGCTTTATCGACGTCCATGTTGTCGTGGGTAGCCTTCATGGCCTTGGTGGCATAGCCCACGTTCTTGAGCACCTCGGTGTTGGTGTTGGCATTCTCCAGGGCCTCTCGCTGGAACTCGATGGTTGACAGTGTGCCGTTTATCTACCAACTGCTTTCCATACCTCTTCTTGCGCTTCAGTGCCTGGAGGGCAGCACGCTTGATTTTGGTGTCGTGCTTCTTGGCAGCTGTCAGCTCCTGCTCTATCTTCTTCTCCGGGAATTCTTGCTTCTTACTTAGCATCTCCTCTGTGTTCCAAAGCCTCTGGATGGCCTCCCGGGGGGGGGGTCGGGCCGCCCTTGCCGGCTTTACCCCCTCCAGCCCCAAACAGCTTCCCAAACACCGACACTGCTGCTGCTGGACGTGCCAGCCTGCGCTGCCCACTCCCCGCCCTGCCACTCCCTGCCGCCGCAGGCCTCCTGAACAGCTGTGTATTTTTAAGCTGTGACTTTCTCCTGGTTTCCCTGGGGACATCTTGCTTGGAACCTGCCTTCCTACTAagctccccctgccccatcccgCAGGCCCACACCCCAGCTCTCCCTCTTCCACTCCAACAAGGTTCTCTCCTTGTCTCCCGAGCGATGTCTTGGCCCCCAGTGtgcccacaccccctgccctgcTCGGTTCTTGTGAGGTCCAGACGGTCAGGTCCCCACATTCTTCCTTTTCTCACCGCCAGCCTGCACCTCCTCCAGGGGAGAGGGTCTTCGCTTGGGGACCCAGTCTGACCTTGGGACAGATTCTGTACAAATGGCAGGTTCCCGTCCTGCCATTCTCCTGCCCTCACTAGTCACCCTGGACAGACTACATCTCCTCTCTGAACCTCTCCTCTGGCGCTTCTTGTACCTACAACCCAGCTTTCTGGGTGGGATGGTGTATTAATTTCCtaaagctgccataacaaagtatcacagactagatggcttaaaacaacagaaatttatcctctcacagttctgggagccagaagtctgaaatccaggtATGGACAAAACCGCATTTCCTCTGAAGcctgtaggggagaatccttcctggcctctttctagctgctggtggtggCTGGCAATCTTTGGAACTCCTTGGCTTGTAAGTgcatcactccagcctctgcctccatgTTGTATGGCCATCTTCCCCCTGTATGTCTCTGCTTATGAGGACACTAGTCACATTGGATTAAGGACCCACCCTACTCCGGTATGAGCTCATCTTAACTGATTACATCTGCAgctatttccaaataagctcacagtctgaggtcctggggattaggacttgcACCTCTCTTTGGGGAACACGATTCATTGTGTAAGAGATGGAGTAAGGAGGAGcctagagggaggggaggaggcctgAGATCAAGTTTCCAAGCCAGGCATCCAGCttgctaatgtcctgcctcttctcCCTGGTGCAGAACCCTGTGGGTGTGGGTCGCTACCTCAACACCCAGCTGATGGAGACAAAGGACCATAGGCAGCGGTACCAGTCCCTGTTCATGGGTGGATCCAAGCGCTACCTCTCGGACCCGGCCCGGGACAGGCTCATGCAGTGAGTGCCGCTGGAGCTCCAGCAGAGGGGCAGGGGCACAGAGGGGCTTactctgggctgggctgggggctccaGCATCTTGTGCTTGGTTCCCATGGGAGCACAGCTGCCGCCCCTAGTGCCAGCCAAACAGCTGTGGCAGTGCAAAGagttcagatcctggctctgaCGTTTACTGGATGGGTGAGGTGGGGCACatcgcttaacctctctgagcctcacttcccTCAGCTGTCAACGAGCAGGGGACTGTGGAGACCCAAATGGAATATTCTGTCTAAAGTTGGTGGTAAGGAGAAAAGGAACTCCATCGAGGCTAACTCCTCCACCCACAACCCACACAGTCTAGGATTGCCTTGCATGGCGTCACCACATGGGATCTGTTTCTTGGTGTTGAAAACGGGGTTGGTAAAACTCACCTCAGGAAGTTGTTGTGAAGCCTAAAGAAAAAAGTGCATGGAATACTGTGGCTAACTGTAAAACAGCTTGCAAATGTTACCTGCCGCCATGTCTTATTGACCTAAGATACCATCAATTGCCGTATAATCTCAgcttcagaaatgttaaaatgtgaataaaCATGCACTTTAGAATTGGAAATTCTGTCATTCTGTCATCAGAAATTCTGGTGAGAGCATGAGGTCCagatctaaatatttaaaaccagcttttaaatatttttatcaaagtagACCTGTGTCTTCTTTCTTGATTGACACTCTTGTTTTGGTGGATTCCTTAGAAAGGGTAATGGGAGGTGACATTTTTGATAGACTGCATGCCTGAAAAAgattcttcttcctctctgcaCAGCTGATCAATAGTTTGGctggaaataaaatattagttggaaataattttccctGGGAATTTTGAAGGCTTTGCTCCATTGCCTTCGACTTTTAAGCATGGTTGTTAAGAATTTCGATGCCATCTTGGTTTCCTGTCCTTTGTATGCAACTTGCACCTTCCTCTCTGGAAGCTTTTAGGATCTTCTCTCTGTCCCTTGTGTACTGAAATTTCTTGACGATGGGTCTGTGAGGCTATTTTCATCCACTGCTTTGGGTACTTAATGGGTTCCTTCCTTATGGAAACTCAGGACCTTCT
Above is a window of Balaenoptera acutorostrata chromosome 1, mBalAcu1.1, whole genome shotgun sequence DNA encoding:
- the CIMAP2 gene encoding lymphocyte expansion molecule, which produces MATNWLAGAPFGVQSHRFDVSAVYPNQKKFSTFTEATYSRVYSVDVSHVGPGTYGCKETCFSIKKLKKEVGTGWAKVQEATRLTQLPHFQYRAILKVKRQQKEELGPDSYNSKDFLEELQEKPGSSGEVRFRGLIGATSGPGTWLPPEKKCKHINQPPFLLSSKRIGIKASQVILGTWNPVGVGRYLNTQLMETKDHRQRYQSLFMGGSKRYLSDPARDRLMQERITPFTKGKCPPTVDYNSDPIP